One window from the genome of Glycine soja cultivar W05 chromosome 12, ASM419377v2, whole genome shotgun sequence encodes:
- the LOC114380285 gene encoding probable E3 ubiquitin-protein ligase bre1, with the protein MEEAKALHQQQQQQQQQQQLLLQQQQQQQHQQHYLLLQQLQKQQQQQQQAAAISRFPSNIDAHLRPIRPLNLQQNPNPSPNPAPNPNPNPLINLHQNPNSNHLPPPQQPSQQQQQQKIIRPGNQMELQMAYQDAWRVCHPDFKRPFSSLEDACERLLPYHVVADYEEEEDDRILDSDTTGQMLSRSQQWDNNITAKIAEFTATFEKQALAFNIITQKRGLGEFRSEERLMIEQALLQEEKRAFYELRAEIESREKAGREAHEAKLRMAAMFQAEQARADLQSHAEMMSRVPMRGSALGSQGNDIVIGHDMGEQDQGGNPGEMINGWGNNTQRDEKEPSEDFLNDEAENGDIGTQDGWREVGEFDLNAR; encoded by the exons atggaagaggcaaagGCATTGcaccagcaacaacaacaacaacagcagcagcaacaacttctgctacaacaacagcagcaacaacaacatcaacaacattatCTGCTCTTACAGCAGTTGCAGAAgcagcaacagcaacaacagcaaGCTGCCGCCATTTCTCGCTTCCCTTCCAACATTGACGCTCACTTGCGTCCTATCAGACCCCTCAATCTCCAacaaaaccctaaccctagcCCCAATCCCGCTCCcaaccctaaccctaatccCCTCATCAATTTGCATCAGAACCCTAATTCCAACCATCTACCACCGCCACAGCAACCGTCgcaacagcagcagcagcagaagATTATTCGACCGGGAAACCAGATGGAGCTCCAGATGGCGTACCAAGACGCGTGGCGGGTCTGCCACCCGGACTTCAAGCGACCCTTCTCTTCTCTTGAAGATGCCTGCGAGAG GTTGTTGCCTTATCATGTTGTGGCAGActatgaagaagaagaggatgaTAGGATTCTTGATTCTGACACTACTGGCCAGATGCTTTCACGGTCCCAGCAGTGGGATAATAATATTACTGCTAAAATTGCTGAGTTCACGGCAACTTTTGAGAAACAAGCACTTGCCTTCAACATAATAACCCAAAAGAGAGGTTTGGGGGAGTTCCGGTCTGAGGAGAGACTGATGATTGAGCAGGCACTTCTCCAAGAAGAAAAACGGGCTTTCTATGAATTAAGAGCAGAAATAGAGTCCAGGGAGAAGGCTGGTCGTGAAGCCCATGAGGCTAAATTACGGATGGCAGCAATGTTTCAAGCAGAACAGGCTCGGGCAGATTTACAGTCTCATGCTGAAATGATGTCTCGAGTGCCCATGAGAGGGAGTGCACTAGGATCCCAAGGCAATGACATTGTGATTGGCCATGACATGGGAGAGCAGGATCAGGGAGGTAACCCAGGTGAGATGATTAATGGATGGGGAAACAATACACAAAGAGATGAGAAGGAGCCATCTGAAGATTTCTTGAATGATGAAGCCGAAAATGGAGACATTGGGACCCAGGATGGCTGGCGTGAAGTTGGTGAATTTGATTTGAATGCCAGGTGA
- the LOC114379281 gene encoding uncharacterized protein LOC114379281 isoform X2, whose product MKELTSDGNLCMVKLSLDETDVYSNWGDFSFTIQRTGTSSFLQMHPNMVWADFQSIMSMKTNNAVDACGVSTQTVLYLYRRGKRGGLVVTECKRNRGDKEANAVTMAHYFANSDDDKDIGLSVVAKIRAALNGKLDVTVEGPEQHPAFSLLHMFDEVNRTRSWKPAIFSHCAANIRGAREPGNRQNVRIIDNGDGEKYMGGPIGCHIERYEDHRRLVLSDSEDILPRRARAHRQKARGIVNGARLMGNDRRSMFLQPEDDDTDDGDGVRFPRCSGNISVNIAQEHKLFFQPAANPFINK is encoded by the exons ATGAAGGAATTAACGAG TGACGGTAATCTCTGCATGGTAAAGTTGAGCCTGGATGAAACTGATGTGTATTCAAACTGGGGTGATTTCAGCTTTACCATACAAAGAACTGGAACATCCAGTTTTCTTCAGATGCACCCCAACATGGTGTGGGCGGATTTTCAATCCATTATGTCGATGAAGACCAACAACGCCGTTGATGCATGTGGCGTCTCTACGCAAACGGTACTTTACTTGTATAGGAGAGGAAAGAGGGGGGGTCTTGTTGTTACGGAGTGCAAGAGAAATAGAGGGGATAAAGAGGCTAATGCGGTGACCATGGCACACTACTTTGCTAACAGTGACGATGACAAAGATATCGGGCTTTCTGTTGTTGCCAAGATTCGTGCTGCATTAAATGGAAAATTGGATGTAACTGTTGAAGGCCCTGAGCAACACCCTGCTTTTTCACTACTTCACATGTTTGATGAAGTTAATAGAACCAGGAGTTGGAAGCCTGCTATTTTCTCTCATTGTGCTGCCAACATTCGTGGTGCCAGAGAACCAGGTAACCGGCAAAATGTAAGAATAATTGACAATGGTGACGGTGAAAAGTACATGGGGGGTCCTATTGGTTGTCACATTGAAAGATATGAGGATCATAGAAGGCTTGTGCTCTCTGACAGTGAAGACATATTACCACGTCGTGCTCGTGCCCACCGGCAAAAGGCAAGAGGAATTGTCAATGGTGCAAGGCTCATGGGAAATGATCGCCGGTCAATGTTTTTGCAGCCCGAGGACGACGACACTGACGACGGCGATGGAGTTCGATTTCCACGATGTAGTGGCAACATCAGTGTTAACATTGCTCAAGAGCACAAGTTATTCTTCCAGCCTGCTGCTAATCCCTTTATCAACAAGTAA
- the LOC114378360 gene encoding cytochrome P450 89A2-like, whose translation METLFIFTILCLCLSVILKAICNVLFSPFPPGPPKCSFRLLRQYLTDPKTILQKLHAKYGSIFAVHFGYSHADIFIANRFLAHQALIQHGTVFADRPKANPTNKIISSNQHDILFSFYGPKWRLLRRNLTSRILHPSQVKSYAHARKWVLDMLLQNLKSDSDASNPIRVIDHFQYGMFCLLVLMCFGDKLDEKQIREIEDSQRDMLVSFARYSVLNLWPSITRILFWKGWKEFLQKRRDQEAVLIPHINARKKAKEERFGNSSSEFVLSYVDTLLDLQMLEDEVGIKLDDGKICTLCSEFLNAGSDTTSTALEWIMANLVKNPEIQERVVEEIRVVMVRREKDNQVKEEDLHKLPYLKAVILEGLRRHPPLHFVAPHRVTKDVVLDGYLVPTYASVNFLVAEIGRDPTAWDDPMAFKPERFMNNGEQNGGTTFDIMGSKEIKMMPFGAGRRMCPGYALAILHLEYFVANFVWNFEWKAVDGDDVDLSEKLKFTTVMKNPLKVHILPRQQ comes from the coding sequence ATGGAAACGTTgttcatttttacaattttgtgTCTTTGCCTTTCAGTGATTCTCAAAGCCATATGTAACGTTCTATTTTCTCCCTTCCCTCCTGGGCCTCCCAAATGCAGCTTTAGATTGCTACGACAATACCTCACCGATCCCAAGACCATTCTTCAAAAGCTCCATGCAAAGTATGGTTCAATTTTCGCTGTTCACTTTGGTTATTCTCACGCAGACATTTTCATTGCAAATCGCTTTCTTGCACACCAAGCTTTGATCCAACATGGCACCGTTTTCGCTGATCGCCCCAAGGCTAATCCTACAAACAAGATTATCAGTAGCAACCAACATGACATCCTTTTTAGCTTCTATGGCCCCAAATGGCGCCTCCTTAGGCGCAACCTCACTTCAAGAATCCTTCACCCCTCACAGGTTAAGTCCTATGCACATGCACGCAAATGGGTCTTAGACATGCTCCTACAAAACCTTAAATCTGATTCAGATGCAAGTAACCCCATAAGGGTCATTGATCACTTTCAATATGGCATGTTCTGCTTGCTGGTTTTGATGTGCTTTGGTGACAAACTCGATGAGAAGCAAATAAGGGAAATTGAGGACAGTCAGCGTGACATGCTTGTGAGCTTTGCTAGGTACAGTGTCTTGAATCTTTGGCCATCAATCACAAGGATTTTGTTCTGGAAGGGGTGGAAGGAGTTCTTGCAGAAGCGGAGAGACCAAGAAGCTGTGTTGATTCCTCACATCAACGCTCGAAAGAAGGCTAAGGAAGAGAGATTCGGCAATAGCTCAAGTGAGTTTGTTTTGTCATATGTTGACACTTTGTTGGATTTGCAAATGTTGGAAGATGAGGTTGGGATCAAGCTTGATGATGGTAAAATTTGCACCTTATGTTCGGAGTTTCTGAATGCTGGATCAGATACAACTTCAACTGCATTGGAATGGATCATGGCAAATTTGGTGAAAAACCCCGAAATCCAAGAAAGGGTTGTGGAGGAAATTAGAGTGGTCATGGTTCGTAGAGAGAAGGATAACCAAGTGAAGGAAGAGGATTTGCATAAATTGCCTTATCTCAAGGCTGTGATTTTGGAAGGGTTGAGGCGTCACCCACCATTACACTTTGTGGCTCCTCATAGGGTAACTAAGGATGTTGTTTTAGATGGTTATTTGGTGCCTACTTATGCCTCTGTGAATTTCTTGGTGGCTGAGATAGGGAGGGACCCAACAGCTTGGGATGACCCTATGGCCTTTAAGCCAGAGAGGTTCATGAACAATGGTGAACAAAATGGAGGCACAACTTTTGACATAATGGGAAGTAAAGAGATCAAGATGATGCCGTTTGGGGCAGGGAGGAGAATGTGTCCTGGCTATGCTTTGGCAATTTTGCACTTAGAGTACTTTGTGGCCAATTTTGTTTGGAATTTTGAGTGGAAGGCTGTGGATGGAGATGATGTTGATCTGTCAGAGAAGCTGAAATTCACAACCGTAATGAAGAATCCTTTGAAGGTTCATATATTACCTAGGCAACAATAG
- the LOC114380229 gene encoding uncharacterized protein LOC114380229 isoform X1, producing the protein MKPQTSGMSRAHKANNTQIEGPNWLIFAAGALLSTLSIRLGYKLKQALDSKPKQNATTGQKGNGKSTNTKNSADCFMQSNGYSLAQDNHGCFGCISGTGGTMELKCPPNGQMQMHNEFDGALPLVTVPAAAEFSKENGVWACSPDRLELPSKPFHHSNCSDSPCVSESGSDIFSKREVIQKLRQQLKRRDDMILEMQDQMAELQNSLNAQMGLSSHLQLQLDATNRDLFESKREIQRLRKAIADHCVGFVPHDKSSKVTVLPTEIRNGLSNGHLDGENNCESSEKLRDEEERIELLKRQVGELKEVIEGKEYLLLSYKEQKAELSLKIRELQQRLDSQLPNIL; encoded by the exons ATGAAACCACAAACCAGTGGGATGTCTAGAGCTCATAAGGCAAATAATACTCAAATTGAAGGGCCTAACTGGCTTATTTTTGCTGCTGGTGCTTTGTTGAGTACTCTATCCATTCGCCTTGGTTACAAGTTGAAGCAGGCACTTGACTCGAAGCCGAAGCAAAATGCAACTACTGGTCAGAAAG GAAATGGAAAATCCACCAACACAAAAAACTCCGCAGACTGCTTTATGCAGTCTAATGGATATTCCCTAGCGCAAGATAATCATGGATGCTTCGGTTGCATTTCAG GAACTGGGGGTACCATGGAGCTAAAGTGCCCACCAAATGGTCAGATGCAGATGCATAATGAGTTTGATGGGGCTCTCCCTTTGGTGACAGTTCCTGCTGCTGCTGAATTTAGCAAGGAAAATGGTGTCTGGGCATGCTCTCCTGATCGTCTTGAACTGCCTTCAAAGCCATTCCACCATTCAAACTGCTCAGATTCACCATGTGTATCAGAATCTGGTTCTGATATTTTTAGTAAGCGGGAAGTCATACAGAAACTGCGGCAACAGTTGAAGAGAAGAGATGATATGATACTAGAAATGCAAGATCAAATGGCTGAATTGCAAAATTCCCTCAATGCTCAGATGGGACTTTCTTCTCATTTGCAATTGCAGCTTGATGCTACAAACCGGGACTTATTTGAGTCCAAGAGAGAGATCCAACGGCTACGAAAAGCAATTGCAGATCACTGTGTTGGATTTGTTCCCCATGACAAATCTTCCAAGGTGACAGTTTTGCCTACTGAGATTAGAAATGGCCTTTCAAATGGGCATCTTGATGGGGAGAATAATTGTGAGTCCTCTGAAAAACTAAGGGATGAGGAGGAGAGAATTGAGTTGCTGAAAAGGCAAGTAGGAGAGTTGAAAGAGGTAATAGAAGGAAAAGAATACTTGCTCCTGAGCTACAAGGAGCAAAAGGCAGAACTGTCTCTGAAGATCAGGGAATTGCAGCAGAGATTGGATTCTCAGCTGCCTAATATTTTGTAG
- the LOC114379281 gene encoding uncharacterized protein LOC114379281 isoform X3: MKELTSFTIQRTGTSSFLQMHPNMVWADFQSIMSMKTNNAVDACGVSTQTVLYLYRRGKRGGLVVTECKRNRGDKEANAVTMAHYFANSDDDKDIGLSVVAKIRAALNGKLDVTVEGPEQHPAFSLLHMFDEVNRTRSWKPAIFSHCAANIRGAREPGNRQNVRIIDNGDGEKYMGGPIGCHIERYEDHRRLVLSDSEDILPRRARAHRQKARGIVNGARLMGNDRRSMFLQPEDDDTDDGDGVRFPRCSGNISVNIAQEHKLFFQPAANPFINK; this comes from the exons ATGAAGGAATTAACGAG CTTTACCATACAAAGAACTGGAACATCCAGTTTTCTTCAGATGCACCCCAACATGGTGTGGGCGGATTTTCAATCCATTATGTCGATGAAGACCAACAACGCCGTTGATGCATGTGGCGTCTCTACGCAAACGGTACTTTACTTGTATAGGAGAGGAAAGAGGGGGGGTCTTGTTGTTACGGAGTGCAAGAGAAATAGAGGGGATAAAGAGGCTAATGCGGTGACCATGGCACACTACTTTGCTAACAGTGACGATGACAAAGATATCGGGCTTTCTGTTGTTGCCAAGATTCGTGCTGCATTAAATGGAAAATTGGATGTAACTGTTGAAGGCCCTGAGCAACACCCTGCTTTTTCACTACTTCACATGTTTGATGAAGTTAATAGAACCAGGAGTTGGAAGCCTGCTATTTTCTCTCATTGTGCTGCCAACATTCGTGGTGCCAGAGAACCAGGTAACCGGCAAAATGTAAGAATAATTGACAATGGTGACGGTGAAAAGTACATGGGGGGTCCTATTGGTTGTCACATTGAAAGATATGAGGATCATAGAAGGCTTGTGCTCTCTGACAGTGAAGACATATTACCACGTCGTGCTCGTGCCCACCGGCAAAAGGCAAGAGGAATTGTCAATGGTGCAAGGCTCATGGGAAATGATCGCCGGTCAATGTTTTTGCAGCCCGAGGACGACGACACTGACGACGGCGATGGAGTTCGATTTCCACGATGTAGTGGCAACATCAGTGTTAACATTGCTCAAGAGCACAAGTTATTCTTCCAGCCTGCTGCTAATCCCTTTATCAACAAGTAA
- the LOC114377977 gene encoding embryogenesis-associated protein EMB8-like, producing MARSVVGSLPLFSRPYNNNVLFTPLHLSFSARHVTSSAVTMPSFEVLGGARDRFLPVLPHLSRPYHAFPLLAANRHIETIFASFFRSVPDVRLRRECLRTQDGGAVALDWVSGDDRRLPPDSPLLILLPGLTGGSGDAYVRHMLVRARSKGCRVVVFNSRGCGDSPVTTPQFYSASFLGDMREVVSHVTGRYPNANVYAIGWSLGANILVRYLGQESHNCPLSGAVSLCNPFNLVVADEDFRKGFNIIYDKALSKALRKIFNKHVLLFEDIGGEYNIPLAANAKSVREFDDALTRVSFGFKSVDEYYSNSSSSDSIKHVRTPLLCIQAANDPIAPNRGIPREDIEENPNCLLIVTPKGGHLGWVAGDEAPLGAPWTDPLVMDFIQYLESEAVKTPETNSNPGSKETLYHLEV from the exons ATGGCAAGGTCAGTGGTGGGGTCCTTACCCCTTTTTTCTCGCCCATACAATAACAATGTACTATTCACACCCCTCCACTTGTCCTTCTCCGCCCGCCACGTCACCTCCTCCGCCGTAACCATGCCCTCCTTCGAAGTCCTCGGCGGCGCACGTGACCGTTTTCTCCCTGTTCTCCCCCACTTGTCTCGCCCCTATCATGCTTTTCCTCTTCTCGCCGCCAACCGCCACATCGAAACCATCTTCGCCTCCTTCTTCCGCTCAGTCCCCGACGTCAGGCTCCGCCGCGAGTGCCTCAGGACCCAGGACGGCGGCGCCGTCGCCCTCGACTGGGTCTCCGGCGACGACCGTCGCTTGCCCCCCGATTCTCCACTCCTCATCTTGTTG CCAGGTTTAACCGGAGGTAGTGGGGATGCTTACGTGAGACACATGTTAGTTAGAGCTCGAAGCAAAGGTTGTCGTGTTGTCGTGTTTAATAGCCGCGGCTGTGGAGATAGCCCTGTTACTACTCCTCAG TTCTATTCGGCTTCATTTTTGGGAGATATGCGTGAGGTTGTTTCCCATGTCACTGGTAGATACCCCAATGCTAATGTATATGCCATAGGGTGGTCACTTGGGGCCAACATTCTTGTTCGTTACTTGGGTCAG GAATCGCACAATTGTCCACTTTCTGGTGCTGTATCGTTGTGTAATCCTTTCAATTTGGTTGTGGCTGATGAGGACTTCCGAAAGGGCTTTAACATTATTTATGACAAGGCCCTTTCAAAGGCTCTTCGCAAGATTTTCAACAA GCATGTTTTACTCTTTGAAGATATTGGTGGTGAATATAACATTCCACTGGCAGCCAATGCCAAGTCTGTTAGGGAGTTTGATGATGCACTGACCCGTG TTTCTTTTGGATTCAAGTCTGTGGACGAATACTATTCTAATTCAAGCAGTTCAGATTCCATAAAACATGTTAGAACCCCTTTGCTTTGCATCCAG gCAGCCAATGATCCGATTGCTCCAAATAGGGGAATTCCTCGTGAAGATATCGAG GAAAATCCAAACTGCTTGTTAATAGTGACACCCAAAGGTGGCCATCTAGGGTGGGTTGCTGGTGATGAAGCTCCACTGGGAGCTCCTTGGACTGATCCTTTGGTAATGGACTTTATTCAATATTTGGAGAGTGAAGCAGTTAAGACTCCAGAAACTAATAGTAATCCTGGTAGTAAAGAGACCTTGTACCATCTTGAAGTATAA
- the LOC114379281 gene encoding uncharacterized protein LOC114379281 isoform X1: MKELTSLTKYVDSDGNLCMVKLSLDETDVYSNWGDFSFTIQRTGTSSFLQMHPNMVWADFQSIMSMKTNNAVDACGVSTQTVLYLYRRGKRGGLVVTECKRNRGDKEANAVTMAHYFANSDDDKDIGLSVVAKIRAALNGKLDVTVEGPEQHPAFSLLHMFDEVNRTRSWKPAIFSHCAANIRGAREPGNRQNVRIIDNGDGEKYMGGPIGCHIERYEDHRRLVLSDSEDILPRRARAHRQKARGIVNGARLMGNDRRSMFLQPEDDDTDDGDGVRFPRCSGNISVNIAQEHKLFFQPAANPFINK, encoded by the exons ATGAAGGAATTAACGAG CTTGACAAAATATGTTGACAGTGACGGTAATCTCTGCATGGTAAAGTTGAGCCTGGATGAAACTGATGTGTATTCAAACTGGGGTGATTTCAGCTTTACCATACAAAGAACTGGAACATCCAGTTTTCTTCAGATGCACCCCAACATGGTGTGGGCGGATTTTCAATCCATTATGTCGATGAAGACCAACAACGCCGTTGATGCATGTGGCGTCTCTACGCAAACGGTACTTTACTTGTATAGGAGAGGAAAGAGGGGGGGTCTTGTTGTTACGGAGTGCAAGAGAAATAGAGGGGATAAAGAGGCTAATGCGGTGACCATGGCACACTACTTTGCTAACAGTGACGATGACAAAGATATCGGGCTTTCTGTTGTTGCCAAGATTCGTGCTGCATTAAATGGAAAATTGGATGTAACTGTTGAAGGCCCTGAGCAACACCCTGCTTTTTCACTACTTCACATGTTTGATGAAGTTAATAGAACCAGGAGTTGGAAGCCTGCTATTTTCTCTCATTGTGCTGCCAACATTCGTGGTGCCAGAGAACCAGGTAACCGGCAAAATGTAAGAATAATTGACAATGGTGACGGTGAAAAGTACATGGGGGGTCCTATTGGTTGTCACATTGAAAGATATGAGGATCATAGAAGGCTTGTGCTCTCTGACAGTGAAGACATATTACCACGTCGTGCTCGTGCCCACCGGCAAAAGGCAAGAGGAATTGTCAATGGTGCAAGGCTCATGGGAAATGATCGCCGGTCAATGTTTTTGCAGCCCGAGGACGACGACACTGACGACGGCGATGGAGTTCGATTTCCACGATGTAGTGGCAACATCAGTGTTAACATTGCTCAAGAGCACAAGTTATTCTTCCAGCCTGCTGCTAATCCCTTTATCAACAAGTAA
- the LOC114380229 gene encoding uncharacterized protein LOC114380229 isoform X2 has product MKPQTSGMSRAHKANNTQIEGPNWLIFAAGALLSTLSIRLGYKLKQALDSKPKQNATTGNGKSTNTKNSADCFMQSNGYSLAQDNHGCFGCISGTGGTMELKCPPNGQMQMHNEFDGALPLVTVPAAAEFSKENGVWACSPDRLELPSKPFHHSNCSDSPCVSESGSDIFSKREVIQKLRQQLKRRDDMILEMQDQMAELQNSLNAQMGLSSHLQLQLDATNRDLFESKREIQRLRKAIADHCVGFVPHDKSSKVTVLPTEIRNGLSNGHLDGENNCESSEKLRDEEERIELLKRQVGELKEVIEGKEYLLLSYKEQKAELSLKIRELQQRLDSQLPNIL; this is encoded by the exons ATGAAACCACAAACCAGTGGGATGTCTAGAGCTCATAAGGCAAATAATACTCAAATTGAAGGGCCTAACTGGCTTATTTTTGCTGCTGGTGCTTTGTTGAGTACTCTATCCATTCGCCTTGGTTACAAGTTGAAGCAGGCACTTGACTCGAAGCCGAAGCAAAATGCAACTACTG GAAATGGAAAATCCACCAACACAAAAAACTCCGCAGACTGCTTTATGCAGTCTAATGGATATTCCCTAGCGCAAGATAATCATGGATGCTTCGGTTGCATTTCAG GAACTGGGGGTACCATGGAGCTAAAGTGCCCACCAAATGGTCAGATGCAGATGCATAATGAGTTTGATGGGGCTCTCCCTTTGGTGACAGTTCCTGCTGCTGCTGAATTTAGCAAGGAAAATGGTGTCTGGGCATGCTCTCCTGATCGTCTTGAACTGCCTTCAAAGCCATTCCACCATTCAAACTGCTCAGATTCACCATGTGTATCAGAATCTGGTTCTGATATTTTTAGTAAGCGGGAAGTCATACAGAAACTGCGGCAACAGTTGAAGAGAAGAGATGATATGATACTAGAAATGCAAGATCAAATGGCTGAATTGCAAAATTCCCTCAATGCTCAGATGGGACTTTCTTCTCATTTGCAATTGCAGCTTGATGCTACAAACCGGGACTTATTTGAGTCCAAGAGAGAGATCCAACGGCTACGAAAAGCAATTGCAGATCACTGTGTTGGATTTGTTCCCCATGACAAATCTTCCAAGGTGACAGTTTTGCCTACTGAGATTAGAAATGGCCTTTCAAATGGGCATCTTGATGGGGAGAATAATTGTGAGTCCTCTGAAAAACTAAGGGATGAGGAGGAGAGAATTGAGTTGCTGAAAAGGCAAGTAGGAGAGTTGAAAGAGGTAATAGAAGGAAAAGAATACTTGCTCCTGAGCTACAAGGAGCAAAAGGCAGAACTGTCTCTGAAGATCAGGGAATTGCAGCAGAGATTGGATTCTCAGCTGCCTAATATTTTGTAG